Genomic window (Arachis hypogaea cultivar Tifrunner chromosome 13, arahy.Tifrunner.gnm2.J5K5, whole genome shotgun sequence):
AACTATATCTGCTCTAGTTTCCATCTGCTTGCTGAAAAACATGAGAGATCAATAGTAACAGCTACTCATATAAAGATGGCATAGGCAGTtcaaaagagagcaagaaatgaattattgaaAGCTTTTCTTACCTAATGAATCTTGGCAAATATTTTGGCTGCAGAAGAACTAAACAGATCAGACaaagaaacataaataaataagaagaGGTTAACACATTTCTCATACTAATAATTGTCTAAACTAAAATGAAGTTCACCTAattattctctcttatttttcagtatttattTCCAAATTTAATCACTATTAATAACCACAATCTGTCATTTACATGTAAACAGCAAATCTTACATGGTGTGACAGATCAGCATCCATGATGACAACAAAATTTCCAGATGCATGCTTCATGCCATGAATATAAGCAGTTCCTGCACATGAATTGTATCAAAGGCCAATACAATCAAGATCATTTAGCAAAAGTATCAGGTACATACCTAAACCCAGCTTCTTAGGTCTCGGTCTTAAAAGCTGGAACCAAAGAAATAAGCTCGATTATCCtaaatgataaaaacaaagggggGAAAATCAAAGATAACTAGTTGTTTAACTCGTACAATTCGATCTTCTCCATAAACTTTCTGCAGTTGTATGACTATATCTTGGGTACCATCAGGACTCCCATCATCCACAACGATAACTTCAAAATCAACATCCCTAAATTGGGCAACGAAAAGGAGTGTCCATAAAGATAGATAAACACGGTATCAATATGGTATATAAGATGGTTTTCTGAAATTTTCACATGAAACACAAAAGCATAACAAAATGACTACTCTTTGTCAACCTTTTCCACAAAGGAACAAGCTCAGAATACAAAATTGGTGAtgcaaattataaatttataccCATAGGAATACGGTAAACTGAAGAAGCGGATTGCAAGAGCCATGAAGAGAATGGAAAACTTACTTAAGATGCTTGAAGATGAGGTAAACTATGAGACCAATGTTGAGCCGTTCATTGTACGTAGGAACAATTATACTGTACTTGTTTGCTTGATTCTTATTCAGTCCATCCATTCTCTAACGGAGACCAAAGCCACCCGATGCTGAGTTTGTCAGTCTGATGAGTTATCATAGATTAAAaggaaaatatacaataaaacaacaattcattaGGGAAAGTAAAACGGTTAAGCAGAAAAATCAGcattcaaatattaaaatctCAAAAGATCAGTAAGGAGACAGAATCATGACAACCAGTGGCTTCTCGAATTCAACCTAGCAACTGGAGGATACGCAAAATCGCTTGTGGATCATCAAGGTGCAAAATTTGTCAGAAGGGG
Coding sequences:
- the LOC112733578 gene encoding dolichol-phosphate mannosyltransferase subunit 1: MDGLNKNQANKYSIIVPTYNERLNIGLIVYLIFKHLKDVDFEVIVVDDGSPDGTQDIVIQLQKVYGEDRILLRPRPKKLGLGTAYIHGMKHASGNFVVIMDADLSHHPKYLPRFISKQMETRADIVTGTRYVKGGGVHGWNLMRKLTSRGANVLAQTFLWPGVSDLTGSFRLYRKSVLEDIISCCVSKGYVFQMEMIVRASRKGYHIEEVPITFVDRVFGSSKLGGSEIVEYLKGLAYLLVTT